One part of the Archangium lipolyticum genome encodes these proteins:
- a CDS encoding TIGR04222 domain-containing membrane protein, translated as MNPLDWSGTQFLLAYVPYLVGMWIAAKLWQRSLNQPSSEPGSTELRLDPYLVAVLDHRRAAVNAALAALVHAGALRFEEGELKVEGPPPASASPFERAVHAAVSGKVESVGDIEEAVDEQLDSMEESLSRRGFLMEHEQAVQYRRYPMALFFGAGLGLGLLKMFVGIVRDRPVAFLVLLLAFGAVLGFMTLWSVPRRTRRGDSALKLLRLQNSALSMTSATESAWQTLSASNVAMGVALFGTGMLMTAGMGGLHSYLMPPAGGGGGGDDGTDITGGSSDFADSGGSDSSGDSGSSCGGGGDSGGGGGCGGCGGGGGD; from the coding sequence TTGAATCCGTTGGACTGGAGTGGGACGCAGTTCCTGCTGGCCTACGTGCCCTACCTCGTGGGCATGTGGATCGCCGCGAAGCTGTGGCAGCGCTCGTTGAACCAGCCCTCGTCGGAGCCGGGCAGCACCGAGCTGAGGCTCGACCCCTATCTGGTGGCGGTGCTGGATCATCGCAGGGCGGCCGTCAACGCGGCGCTGGCCGCGCTCGTGCACGCGGGGGCGTTGCGCTTCGAGGAGGGCGAGCTGAAGGTGGAGGGCCCGCCACCGGCGAGCGCATCACCCTTCGAGCGCGCCGTCCACGCCGCGGTGTCGGGGAAGGTGGAGAGCGTGGGAGACATCGAGGAGGCCGTGGATGAACAGCTCGACTCGATGGAAGAATCCCTCTCCCGCCGTGGCTTCCTGATGGAGCACGAGCAGGCCGTCCAGTACAGGCGCTACCCCATGGCCCTCTTCTTCGGCGCGGGCCTGGGCCTGGGCCTGCTGAAGATGTTCGTCGGGATCGTCCGGGACCGGCCGGTGGCCTTCCTCGTGCTGCTGCTCGCGTTCGGAGCGGTGCTCGGATTCATGACCCTGTGGTCGGTCCCCCGCCGCACCCGGCGCGGAGACAGTGCGTTGAAGCTGCTCCGGTTGCAGAACTCGGCGCTGAGCATGACGTCGGCCACCGAGAGCGCGTGGCAGACGCTGAGTGCCTCGAACGTCGCCATGGGGGTGGCCCTCTTCGGCACGGGAATGCTGATGACGGCGGGGATGGGGGGCCTGCACAGCTACCTGATGCCTCCGGCCGGCGGTGGAGGGGGCGGCGACGACGGCACGGACATCACCGGCGGCAGCAGTGACTTCGCCGACAGTGGTGGCAGCGACTCTTCTGGAGACAGCGGCAGCAGTTGTGGTGGGGGTGGTGACAGCGGCGGCGGTGGGGGTTGTGGCGGTTGTGGTGGAGGTGGTGGGGATTGA
- a CDS encoding DUF692 domain-containing protein: MKWPTGVGLGWRRQLAHYIDEAEGLGFVEVLAEHLSPTGPLPVPLVRLRERGVPVVLHAVSLGLGSAEPPEQRRLDWLARMAERVGAVCVSEHLCFVRAGGRESGHLLPLPRNERMLEVLAENVRQAEAALPVPLALENVASLFDWPEPALSEAQWLVGVLERTGARLLLDVANLHANALNLGTDAAAVLAAVPRGRLAYVHVAGGVKRGGLYHDTHAHAVPEGPLALLEALVARVGPVPTLLERDDRFPPPAELTAELEGIRAALARGRASWEARAA, translated from the coding sequence TTGAAGTGGCCGACGGGCGTGGGGCTGGGCTGGCGCAGACAGCTCGCGCACTACATCGACGAAGCGGAAGGGCTGGGCTTCGTGGAGGTGCTGGCCGAGCACCTGAGCCCCACGGGACCGCTCCCGGTGCCGCTGGTCCGCCTGCGGGAGCGGGGCGTGCCGGTGGTGCTGCATGCGGTGTCCCTGGGGCTGGGGAGCGCGGAGCCTCCGGAGCAGCGGAGGTTGGACTGGCTGGCGCGGATGGCCGAGCGGGTGGGCGCGGTGTGCGTGAGCGAGCACCTGTGCTTCGTACGCGCGGGAGGCCGGGAGTCGGGCCACCTGCTGCCGCTGCCGCGCAACGAGCGGATGCTGGAGGTGCTGGCGGAGAACGTGCGCCAGGCCGAGGCGGCGCTGCCGGTGCCCCTGGCGCTGGAGAACGTGGCGAGCCTCTTCGATTGGCCGGAGCCGGCCCTGTCCGAGGCGCAATGGCTGGTGGGCGTGCTGGAGCGCACGGGGGCGCGGCTGCTGCTGGACGTGGCCAACCTGCACGCCAATGCCCTCAACCTCGGGACGGATGCGGCGGCGGTGCTGGCGGCGGTGCCTCGCGGGCGGCTGGCGTACGTGCACGTGGCCGGGGGTGTGAAGCGCGGTGGCCTGTACCACGACACCCACGCGCACGCGGTGCCCGAGGGGCCCCTGGCCTTGTTGGAAGCGCTCGTGGCGCGCGTGGGGCCCGTGCCGACGCTGCTCGAGCGGGATGACCGTTTCCCTCCGCCAGCGGAGCTGACCGCCGAGCTGGAGGGCATCCGGGCGGCACTGGCGCGCGGGAGGGCGAGCTGGGAGGCGCGGGCGGCCTGA
- a CDS encoding ArnT family glycosyltransferase codes for MAEPLPTRAPSPLTLSFVLLAVSLGVRLVLALGTDTYFDEAYYWQWARNLAGGYYDHPPLVAWLIAVLGVRLTALLCGAGTVAAVWGFARDVYGQRAAAWRAAALWSVVPAGILAGVWATPDTPLLLCWVLALWALYRERWVLAGLACGLALLSKYPGVLLAAAFVVACVRARRLPAGAWLTALLGVLLFLPVVLWNARHDWVGFAFQLKHGLEGTGGWPTFGEFLAGQLALGGAVLFPLTAVYVLRGPREQFLLRAAAAVPLLLFGYAAIRTRGEANWPAAAYLSACVGIAGMRPGWFRAAALANVAVVLAVTSHILFPVLSFERDVILMRTHGWAELTGLGEPSRLFPGLTRDEVAVAYAPSYQLASEVAYYSGLTTDTAGQARRSQYDLWPEPEVAPGRDALWVSNGETPPEELTARFSSVEGPVELPADFRGRRMHTYSIWWLRDAKP; via the coding sequence GTGGCCGAGCCCCTCCCCACCCGAGCCCCCTCCCCCCTGACGCTCAGCTTCGTGCTGCTGGCGGTGAGCCTCGGGGTGCGGCTCGTGCTCGCGCTCGGCACGGACACCTACTTCGACGAGGCCTACTACTGGCAATGGGCCCGGAACCTCGCCGGGGGCTACTACGACCACCCGCCCCTGGTGGCCTGGCTCATCGCGGTGCTCGGGGTGCGGCTCACGGCGCTGCTGTGCGGGGCGGGCACCGTGGCGGCCGTGTGGGGCTTCGCCCGGGACGTGTACGGCCAGCGCGCGGCGGCCTGGCGCGCGGCGGCCCTGTGGAGCGTCGTGCCCGCGGGCATCCTCGCCGGCGTGTGGGCCACCCCGGACACGCCCCTGCTGCTCTGCTGGGTGCTGGCGCTCTGGGCCCTGTACCGCGAGCGGTGGGTGCTCGCGGGGCTGGCCTGTGGACTGGCGCTGCTGTCCAAGTACCCGGGGGTGCTGCTCGCCGCGGCCTTCGTCGTCGCCTGCGTGCGCGCGCGCCGCCTGCCGGCCGGAGCGTGGCTCACCGCGCTCCTCGGCGTGCTCCTCTTCCTGCCCGTGGTGCTGTGGAACGCCCGGCACGACTGGGTGGGCTTCGCCTTCCAGCTCAAGCACGGCCTCGAAGGCACGGGCGGGTGGCCCACCTTCGGCGAGTTCCTCGCGGGCCAGCTCGCGCTCGGGGGCGCGGTGCTGTTCCCGCTCACGGCGGTGTACGTCCTGCGTGGACCCAGGGAGCAATTCCTCCTCCGGGCGGCGGCGGCCGTGCCACTCCTCCTGTTCGGCTACGCGGCGATCCGCACCCGGGGCGAGGCCAACTGGCCCGCGGCGGCCTACCTCTCCGCGTGCGTGGGAATCGCCGGCATGCGCCCCGGGTGGTTCCGCGCCGCGGCGCTGGCCAACGTGGCCGTGGTGCTCGCGGTGACCTCGCACATCCTCTTCCCCGTGCTGAGCTTCGAGCGGGACGTCATCCTGATGCGCACCCACGGCTGGGCGGAGCTGACCGGGCTCGGCGAGCCCTCGCGGCTCTTCCCCGGGCTCACGCGCGACGAGGTGGCGGTGGCGTACGCGCCCAGCTACCAGCTCGCCTCCGAGGTGGCCTACTACTCCGGGCTCACCACGGACACCGCGGGCCAGGCCCGCCGCAGCCAGTACGACCTCTGGCCGGAGCCCGAGGTGGCCCCGGGACGTGATGCGCTCTGGGTCTCCAATGGAGAGACACCTCCCGAGGAGCTGACCGCGCGCTTCTCCTCGGTGGAGGGCCCGGTGGAGCTGCCCGCCGACTTCCGCGGGCGGCGCATGCACACCTACTCCATCTGGTGGTTGCGCGACGCGAAGCCCTGA
- a CDS encoding CBS domain-containing protein — protein sequence MDGRGQDEVEARVVGAVMLFAQDTVVAALRVMQQYGVRQLPVVDEVRGELLGEITDEQLRRMWTVAPLASMAEILSVLQEGSPADSRVQVVELAPLMAFPGTPNRWLH from the coding sequence GTGGACGGGCGAGGGCAGGACGAGGTGGAGGCGCGGGTCGTGGGGGCGGTCATGCTGTTCGCACAGGACACGGTGGTGGCCGCGCTCCGAGTGATGCAGCAGTACGGGGTGCGTCAACTGCCCGTGGTGGATGAGGTGCGCGGCGAGCTGCTGGGCGAGATCACCGACGAGCAGCTGCGGCGGATGTGGACCGTCGCTCCGCTGGCCAGCATGGCGGAAATCCTTTCAGTCCTTCAGGAAGGTTCCCCAGCGGACAGTCGTGTCCAGGTGGTGGAGCTCGCGCCGCTCATGGCCTTCCCTGGCACGCCCAACCGCTGGCTGCACTGA
- a CDS encoding CBM96 family carbohydrate-binding protein: protein MAATLIACGVEAGGPEEPPGAARQSLTTLNPSEDSYAHESNASSNYGSSTSLYVKNDVGVSRHAYLKFNLSGVSGVTSARLRVYGSASSTTTLTASQTTDTWTESTLTWANKPAVGSLVGSVPINTTAMYYEIDVTSYVSAQAGGDGTVSFVLQETVGKYTTLNSSENASNPPRLEITADGGGGGDTQAPSVPTNLKASVVSSSQLDLSWSASTDNVGVTGYDLYRNGAFLKNVSGTSTSDTGLAASTTYSYSVKARDAAGNVSAGSNTVSATTSSGGSTSCANALTTTTAIQNAMKSAAPGAIILIAPGTYTGNRGTSGDPGGQGLFYSGQSGTSSSPIVLKSCDPANPATLRGTAVNDGSYGIHLTGDFWQIRDLIITNAQKGVMIDNGNRNVLSNLEVHLIGDEGVHFRDGSSYNTLEHSRIHDTGRYQAGYGEGAYVGSDASSAYEHVVIGNVIRYTNFDGGITAEHIDIKEGADGTVVEHCTFNGTGISGANSADSFVDVKGVNTVVRYNQGFRNGNASVVDAFQVRTHGTGYATGVNNGFHDNTVDLDGSAGYVVYATSATQGTTARNDVRIGGGNLYNVNVNR from the coding sequence ATGGCCGCCACGCTCATCGCATGCGGGGTGGAGGCGGGCGGGCCGGAGGAACCCCCGGGAGCGGCGCGGCAGTCGCTCACGACCCTGAATCCGTCGGAGGACTCCTACGCCCATGAGAGCAATGCCTCGTCCAACTACGGCTCGAGCACGTCGCTGTACGTCAAGAACGACGTGGGCGTGAGCCGTCATGCCTATCTGAAGTTCAATCTGAGCGGCGTCTCCGGCGTGACGAGCGCCAGATTGAGGGTGTACGGCAGTGCGTCGTCGACCACGACGCTGACGGCCTCCCAGACGACGGACACCTGGACGGAGTCGACCCTCACCTGGGCCAACAAGCCGGCCGTGGGCAGCCTGGTGGGGAGTGTGCCGATCAACACCACCGCGATGTATTACGAGATCGACGTGACGTCCTACGTGAGCGCCCAGGCGGGCGGAGACGGCACCGTCTCGTTCGTGCTGCAGGAGACCGTGGGGAAGTACACCACGCTGAACAGCAGCGAGAATGCCTCGAACCCTCCGCGGTTGGAGATCACCGCCGACGGTGGCGGAGGTGGTGACACCCAGGCTCCCTCGGTGCCCACGAATCTCAAGGCCTCCGTGGTGTCCAGCAGCCAGCTCGACTTGAGCTGGAGCGCCTCGACGGACAACGTGGGGGTGACGGGCTATGACCTCTATCGCAACGGCGCGTTCCTCAAGAACGTCAGTGGCACCTCGACGAGCGATACGGGACTGGCGGCCTCGACGACCTACAGCTACTCCGTGAAGGCCCGGGACGCCGCGGGCAATGTCTCCGCTGGCAGCAACACGGTCAGCGCGACCACCTCGAGCGGTGGCTCGACCTCCTGCGCGAATGCGCTGACGACGACCACCGCCATCCAGAACGCGATGAAGAGCGCGGCTCCGGGCGCCATCATCCTCATCGCTCCGGGGACCTATACCGGGAACCGTGGCACCAGCGGCGATCCCGGCGGTCAGGGATTGTTCTACTCGGGCCAGAGCGGCACGTCCTCCAGCCCGATCGTCCTGAAGAGCTGCGATCCGGCGAATCCCGCCACCCTTCGCGGTACCGCGGTCAACGATGGCTCCTACGGCATCCATCTGACCGGAGACTTCTGGCAGATCCGCGACCTCATCATCACCAACGCGCAGAAGGGGGTGATGATCGACAACGGCAACCGCAACGTGCTGAGCAACCTCGAGGTCCACCTCATCGGCGATGAGGGCGTGCACTTCCGCGACGGCAGCTCCTACAACACCCTGGAGCATTCGAGGATCCACGACACCGGCAGGTATCAGGCGGGCTACGGCGAAGGCGCCTATGTCGGCTCCGATGCCAGCTCGGCGTATGAGCACGTCGTCATCGGCAACGTCATCCGATACACGAACTTCGATGGAGGCATCACGGCGGAGCACATCGACATCAAGGAAGGCGCGGACGGCACCGTCGTGGAGCACTGCACCTTCAACGGTACGGGTATCTCCGGAGCCAACAGCGCCGACAGCTTCGTGGACGTGAAGGGGGTCAACACCGTCGTCCGGTACAACCAGGGCTTCCGGAACGGGAATGCCTCGGTCGTGGATGCCTTCCAGGTCCGCACGCACGGCACGGGTTACGCGACGGGCGTGAACAACGGCTTCCACGACAACACCGTGGACCTGGATGGTTCAGCGGGCTACGTGGTGTACGCCACGAGCGCGACCCAGGGCACGACCGCGCGCAATGACGTCCGGATCGGCGGCGGGAACCTCTACAACGTCAATGTGAACAGGTGA
- a CDS encoding ATP-binding protein has protein sequence MELVLFIGLQGSGKSSFFRERFAATHVHVSKDLWPNARRREARQRRLIAQALAEGRPVVVDNTNPLVEEREPLIAIARERGARVVGYVFESDLKACLERNAGRVGRSRVPEKALHITWRKLKWPSYTEGFDALFHVRLAPEGGFHVREWREGDESKPVRSPDA, from the coding sequence ATGGAACTCGTCCTGTTCATCGGCCTGCAGGGCTCGGGCAAGAGCAGCTTCTTCCGGGAGCGCTTCGCGGCCACGCACGTGCACGTGAGCAAGGACCTGTGGCCCAACGCGCGCAGGCGCGAGGCCCGGCAGCGCAGGCTCATCGCGCAGGCGCTGGCGGAGGGGCGCCCGGTGGTGGTGGACAACACGAACCCGCTCGTCGAGGAGCGGGAGCCGCTCATCGCGATCGCCCGGGAGCGCGGGGCGCGGGTGGTGGGCTACGTCTTCGAGTCGGACCTGAAGGCGTGCCTGGAGCGCAACGCGGGGCGCGTGGGGCGGTCGAGGGTGCCGGAGAAGGCGCTCCACATCACGTGGCGGAAGTTGAAGTGGCCTTCGTACACCGAGGGGTTCGATGCGTTGTTCCACGTGCGGCTGGCCCCCGAGGGTGGCTTCCACGTGAGGGAATGGAGGGAGGGAGATGAATCCAAACCAGTTCGAAGCCCGGATGCGTGA
- a CDS encoding AsmA family protein, whose protein sequence is MRTPTAPASSRARTRWRRALSWGLGAFLLLHAVVNVLLATGLLARVLNPLLDRMQVGWSHGWSVVPGTVHVRELTLRRQEPGGGHWGLDIDRAEVNLSLLALFRQRFETESLDVQGLRVRIHPGEPHAGDMALKGRPWGLRLHGVTVHDVHALEVDAVRLTGITEVTGGMELEPEQRISIRDVRLKLGRGELTVQAEAVAHVEEGTGGFTLEAHRQGARGQLDLLSGLTDGRLQLSATLPSFGAMRRLMPRLAEAGLEGGAGRVEVDVRIKDGQLAPGTRLKGSGESITFPAGTLRLRAPWRLEGGVRESGDAPDRFGLRLTLAPVRLEGRKGRLLEMSEARIVLMSKTTRLGQEPPDMRMELDGTRLVLRDVSVRTGKEQELDWNGTLAFPEATLSLASPRIKGRFSGSFSNAAPFIALLTDQGSLPQVLSPLLTARDLKVSGNVALGEKGAKVTKLRARGEGLELHGQADSAQGSTRAVLLVKVGTVPLGVEVTPEGSHLQVLEPQRWYEQRTGEPVE, encoded by the coding sequence ATGAGGACCCCCACTGCTCCCGCCTCATCCCGAGCCCGGACACGCTGGCGCCGCGCGCTCTCGTGGGGGCTCGGGGCGTTCCTCCTGCTGCATGCTGTCGTCAACGTGCTGCTGGCCACCGGACTGCTGGCCCGGGTGCTCAACCCGTTGCTCGATCGCATGCAGGTGGGCTGGAGCCACGGCTGGAGCGTGGTTCCCGGAACCGTCCACGTCCGTGAGCTGACGCTGCGGCGGCAGGAGCCGGGGGGCGGTCACTGGGGGCTCGACATCGACAGGGCGGAGGTCAACCTGTCCCTCCTGGCTCTATTCAGGCAGCGATTCGAGACCGAGTCGCTCGACGTCCAGGGCCTGCGCGTTCGAATCCACCCCGGCGAACCCCACGCGGGGGACATGGCGCTGAAGGGCCGTCCCTGGGGGCTGAGGCTGCACGGGGTGACCGTCCACGACGTTCATGCCCTGGAGGTGGATGCGGTCCGGCTCACCGGCATCACGGAAGTCACCGGCGGGATGGAGCTGGAGCCGGAACAGCGCATCTCCATTCGTGACGTGAGGCTGAAGCTCGGACGGGGCGAGCTCACCGTCCAGGCAGAGGCGGTGGCGCACGTGGAGGAAGGCACGGGCGGATTCACCCTCGAGGCGCATCGCCAGGGCGCCCGGGGGCAGTTGGATCTCCTCTCCGGCCTGACGGATGGGCGGCTCCAGCTCTCCGCCACCCTTCCCTCGTTCGGCGCGATGCGGCGGCTGATGCCCCGGCTCGCCGAAGCCGGGCTGGAAGGTGGCGCGGGACGGGTGGAGGTGGATGTCCGCATCAAGGATGGACAGCTCGCACCGGGCACCCGGCTGAAGGGCTCTGGAGAGAGCATCACCTTCCCCGCCGGCACCCTGCGCCTGCGAGCTCCCTGGCGGCTGGAGGGAGGCGTGCGCGAGTCCGGAGACGCGCCAGACCGGTTCGGGCTCCGCCTCACCCTGGCACCCGTGCGGTTGGAGGGAAGAAAGGGACGGCTCCTGGAGATGTCCGAGGCGCGGATCGTGCTGATGTCGAAGACGACGCGCCTGGGCCAGGAACCACCGGACATGCGGATGGAGCTGGATGGCACCCGCCTGGTGCTGCGTGACGTCTCCGTCCGGACCGGGAAGGAGCAAGAACTCGATTGGAATGGCACCCTCGCCTTCCCGGAGGCCACCCTCTCCCTGGCGTCTCCTCGCATCAAGGGACGCTTCAGCGGCAGCTTCTCCAACGCCGCCCCTTTCATCGCCCTGCTCACCGACCAGGGCAGCCTGCCCCAGGTGTTGTCCCCCCTGCTCACCGCCAGGGATTTGAAGGTCTCCGGCAACGTGGCACTGGGAGAGAAGGGCGCGAAGGTGACGAAGCTGCGGGCCCGGGGCGAAGGCCTCGAGCTGCATGGGCAGGCGGACAGCGCCCAGGGCTCCACCCGGGCCGTGTTGCTGGTGAAGGTGGGAACGGTGCCCCTGGGTGTGGAGGTGACACCCGAGGGCTCTCATCTGCAGGTACTGGAACCCCAGCGCTGGTACGAGCAACGCACGGGCGAACCCGTGGAGTGA
- a CDS encoding DUF350 domain-containing protein, producing the protein MNLLLVAVGLSKVVFGGLVAALGIWLAFRGLNRLIGTDPTADLEKGNVAAGIVHAASLLALGLLVQNAVNATFDAVDLTFRGFPLQPLALARLSFFALMHVGVSLLVSTGVLALGMILFDKMTPGVDELAEVRRGNVALALVLAAILIVFALLTAPGLQATLNGLIPFPELPPATFRAPA; encoded by the coding sequence ATGAACCTGCTCCTCGTCGCCGTCGGGCTGTCCAAGGTGGTCTTCGGTGGGCTGGTCGCCGCACTCGGCATCTGGCTCGCGTTCCGCGGCCTCAACCGCCTGATTGGCACGGACCCCACGGCCGACCTGGAGAAGGGCAACGTCGCCGCCGGTATCGTCCACGCCGCCAGCCTGCTCGCTCTCGGCCTGCTGGTACAGAACGCCGTGAACGCCACCTTCGACGCCGTGGACCTCACCTTCCGCGGCTTCCCCCTCCAACCCCTGGCCCTGGCGCGGCTCTCCTTCTTCGCCCTCATGCACGTGGGCGTGTCCCTGCTCGTGAGCACCGGCGTGCTCGCGCTCGGCATGATCCTCTTCGACAAGATGACCCCCGGCGTGGACGAGCTCGCCGAGGTGCGCCGCGGCAACGTGGCCCTCGCGCTCGTGCTGGCCGCCATCCTCATCGTGTTCGCCCTGCTCACCGCCCCGGGCCTCCAGGCCACCCTCAACGGCCTCATCCCCTTCCCCGAGCTCCCTCCCGCCACGTTCCGCGCCCCCGCCTGA
- a CDS encoding transglutaminase-like domain-containing protein — MHTPPSRPGKRLLALFLVLLVTTSCFALLGLRWFVSRDVHALASPQEPEPPLDLSSADGVHLGVALIPPSTPLSQGRTHEWRAAPLVPSQHRLVYGLGESLADSLSDEHHAYGHKMRFRALGPNRFTYHAPPGCQEDMRCIYNELMRSNAEPVRVLGTRFVQHIRERNLDPIEAAELIVTFVQHIHYEEPADQPFGILPPALVPSEDRGDCDSKAVLAVMLLRQAGIDAAILYSDPLSHAAVGIALPVRGPPFRLGSRVYRYAELTTEGWPLGMIPPQHDKPHLWKVLPPPELSDETG, encoded by the coding sequence TTGCACACTCCGCCATCCAGACCGGGGAAGAGGCTCCTCGCGCTCTTCCTCGTCCTCCTCGTCACCACGAGCTGCTTCGCCCTCCTGGGGCTGCGCTGGTTCGTCTCGCGGGACGTGCACGCACTCGCTTCCCCCCAGGAACCGGAGCCCCCGCTCGACCTCTCCAGCGCCGATGGCGTCCATCTCGGCGTGGCCCTCATCCCCCCCTCCACGCCCCTGAGCCAGGGACGCACCCATGAGTGGCGGGCCGCTCCGCTCGTCCCCTCCCAGCACCGGCTCGTCTATGGCCTGGGCGAGTCCCTCGCGGACTCCCTCTCAGACGAGCACCATGCGTACGGCCACAAGATGCGCTTCCGCGCGCTCGGGCCCAACCGCTTCACCTACCACGCGCCCCCCGGGTGCCAGGAGGACATGCGCTGCATCTACAACGAGCTGATGCGCAGCAACGCCGAGCCCGTGCGCGTGCTGGGCACCCGCTTCGTCCAGCACATCCGCGAGCGCAACCTCGACCCCATCGAGGCCGCCGAGCTCATCGTCACCTTCGTGCAGCACATCCACTACGAGGAGCCCGCCGACCAGCCCTTCGGCATCCTCCCGCCCGCGCTCGTCCCCTCGGAGGACCGCGGCGACTGCGACTCCAAGGCCGTGCTCGCCGTGATGCTGCTGCGCCAGGCCGGCATCGACGCGGCCATCCTTTATTCGGATCCGCTCTCGCACGCCGCCGTGGGTATTGCCCTGCCCGTGCGCGGCCCCCCCTTCCGTCTGGGGAGCCGCGTGTACCGCTATGCCGAGCTCACCACCGAGGGCTGGCCCCTCGGCATGATTCCCCCCCAGCACGACAAGCCGCACCTCTGGAAGGTCCTGCCCCCTCCAGAGCTGTCCGATGAGACGGGGTGA
- a CDS encoding tRNA(His) guanylyltransferase Thg1 family protein, producing the protein MNPNQFEARMREGEFFHSLRLLRGAWCVLRVDGRGFSRFTEARYEKPFDATLHQQMVRTASALLEELQGIYAYTESDEISVLFRPEWSLFDREVEKLVSISAGVASATFTHAAGVPAVFDSRVWMGASENAVVDYFRWRQADAARCALHGWCYWTLRKEGQSVASASRELHGKSVGFKNELLFQRGINFNELPLWQRRGTGISWEEYEKEGEDPRTGRKVSTLRRRLRVDESLPMKEEYDAYIRERMSATPSPSGRGPG; encoded by the coding sequence ATGAATCCAAACCAGTTCGAAGCCCGGATGCGTGAGGGCGAGTTCTTCCACTCGCTGCGGCTGCTGCGCGGGGCGTGGTGCGTGCTGCGGGTGGACGGGCGGGGCTTCTCGCGCTTCACGGAGGCGCGTTACGAGAAGCCCTTCGATGCCACGCTGCACCAGCAGATGGTGCGCACGGCCTCGGCGCTGCTGGAGGAGCTGCAGGGCATCTACGCGTACACGGAGAGCGATGAGATTTCGGTCCTCTTCCGGCCGGAGTGGTCGCTCTTCGATCGCGAGGTGGAGAAGCTGGTGTCCATCTCGGCGGGAGTGGCGAGCGCCACCTTCACGCACGCGGCGGGAGTGCCGGCCGTGTTCGACAGCCGGGTGTGGATGGGGGCCAGCGAGAACGCGGTGGTGGACTACTTCCGCTGGAGACAGGCGGACGCGGCCCGCTGCGCGCTGCACGGCTGGTGCTACTGGACGCTGCGCAAGGAAGGCCAGAGCGTGGCGAGCGCCTCGCGGGAGCTGCACGGCAAGTCGGTGGGCTTCAAGAACGAGCTGCTCTTCCAGAGAGGAATCAACTTCAACGAGCTGCCCCTCTGGCAGCGGCGGGGCACGGGCATCTCCTGGGAGGAGTACGAGAAGGAGGGAGAGGATCCGCGCACGGGCCGGAAGGTGAGCACGCTGCGCCGCCGGCTGCGAGTGGACGAGTCCCTGCCGATGAAGGAGGAGTACGACGCCTACATCCGCGAGCGCATGAGCGCGACTCCCTCTCCCTCTGGGAGAGGGCCGGGGTGA